One genomic window of Streptomyces sp. WP-1 includes the following:
- a CDS encoding protein kinase, translating to MAQTQRAQGPSDPEASGGGGISDGPENWGNAGLVGDGRYRLTHRLGRGGMAEVFAAEDVRLGRTVAVKLLRADLAEDPVSKARFTREAQSVAGLNHHAIVAVYDSGEDVAGGQSVPYIVMELVEGRTIRDLLLNAEAPGPEQALIIVSGVLEALAYSHQHGIVHRDIKPANVIITDSGAVKVMDFGIARALHGAQSTMTQTGMVMGTPQYLSPEQALGKAVDHRSDLYATGCLLYELLALRPPFTGETPLSVVYQHVQDTPIAPSQVLQACPPELDGLVMRSLAKEPDDRFQTAEEMRGLVQYGLQMLYDQGGHTGTWNTGPVAVHDTRHTPAGGFAGTTAMSPMAGSGTTQIPQPLLPQGYGHGDDGGFEGHGNKGSGRGKLWILAVLAVIAIAAGVALALKGAGGGGGAGTDTKPPATHTKSTDDDTASSSPSDDDTGQPTDSSTDDGTGTGSGSNWSPSYTPSYTPTDPETTGPTNQPSKTPPTSTQPTDPTDGGNADGGAADGGTDTGATGGGTDAGTTNGNATDGNAAAGGAAGLPTG from the coding sequence ATGGCACAGACGCAGCGCGCCCAGGGCCCGTCCGACCCGGAGGCGTCTGGCGGCGGCGGCATCTCGGACGGGCCGGAGAACTGGGGCAACGCAGGGCTGGTCGGCGACGGCCGGTACCGGCTGACGCACCGCCTGGGCCGGGGCGGCATGGCCGAGGTCTTCGCGGCCGAGGACGTCCGTCTGGGCCGTACGGTCGCGGTCAAGCTGCTCCGTGCCGACCTGGCCGAGGACCCTGTCTCCAAGGCGCGGTTCACGCGCGAGGCGCAGTCGGTCGCCGGGCTCAACCACCACGCGATCGTCGCCGTGTACGACTCCGGCGAGGACGTCGCGGGCGGCCAGTCGGTGCCGTACATCGTGATGGAGCTGGTCGAGGGCCGCACCATCCGCGATCTGCTGCTGAACGCGGAGGCGCCCGGCCCCGAGCAGGCGCTGATCATCGTCTCCGGAGTCCTGGAGGCGCTCGCCTACTCGCACCAGCACGGCATCGTGCACCGCGACATCAAGCCCGCGAACGTGATCATCACCGACAGCGGCGCCGTCAAGGTGATGGACTTCGGCATCGCCCGCGCCCTGCACGGCGCGCAGTCCACGATGACGCAGACCGGCATGGTCATGGGCACCCCCCAGTACCTCTCCCCGGAGCAGGCGCTCGGCAAGGCCGTCGACCACCGCTCCGACCTGTACGCGACCGGCTGCCTGCTGTACGAACTGCTCGCGCTGCGGCCCCCGTTCACCGGTGAGACCCCGCTGTCCGTGGTCTACCAGCACGTCCAGGACACGCCCATCGCGCCGTCGCAGGTCCTCCAGGCCTGCCCGCCGGAGCTGGACGGCCTGGTCATGCGCTCGCTCGCCAAGGAGCCGGACGACCGGTTCCAGACGGCGGAGGAGATGCGCGGCCTGGTCCAGTACGGCCTCCAGATGCTCTACGACCAGGGCGGCCACACCGGCACCTGGAACACCGGCCCGGTGGCGGTGCACGACACCCGGCACACCCCGGCGGGCGGCTTCGCGGGCACCACCGCGATGTCGCCGATGGCCGGTTCCGGCACCACGCAGATCCCGCAGCCGCTGCTGCCGCAGGGCTACGGCCACGGCGACGACGGCGGCTTCGAGGGGCACGGCAACAAGGGCAGCGGCCGCGGCAAGCTGTGGATCCTCGCCGTGCTCGCGGTCATCGCCATCGCGGCGGGCGTGGCGCTGGCGCTGAAGGGCGCGGGCGGCGGTGGCGGCGCCGGTACGGACACCAAGCCGCCGGCCACGCACACCAAGAGCACCGACGACGACACCGCCAGCTCGTCCCCGAGCGACGACGACACCGGGCAGCCCACGGACAGCTCGACCGACGACGGGACGGGCACCGGTTCCGGGTCGAACTGGTCGCCGTCGTACACGCCGTCGTACACCCCGACCGACCCGGAGACCACCGGCCCGACGAACCAGCCGTCGAAGACCCCGCCCACGTCGACGCAGCCCACGGACCCGACGGACGGCGGCAACGCCGACGGCGGCGCCGCGGACGGTGGCACCGACACCGGCGCGACGGGCGGCGGCACGGACGCGGGTACGACGAACGGCAACGCCACCGACGGCAACGCGGCGGCCGGCGGGGCGGCGGGCCTGCCCACCGGATGA
- a CDS encoding NAD(P)H-quinone oxidoreductase, with protein sequence MHAITIPEPGGPEALVWDEVPDPVAGEGEVLVEVVASAVNRADVLQRQGFYNPPPGASPYPGLECSGRIAALGPGVSGWAIGDEVCALLAGGGYAQKVVVPAGQLLPVPEGVDLVRAAALPEVACTVWSNVFMVSHLGPGETLLVHGGSSGIGTMAIQLAKAVGARVAVTAGTKEKLERCAELGADILINYREQDFVAEVEEATGGAGADVILDNMGAKYLDRNVRALAVNGRLAIIGLQGGAKGELNIGALLHKRAAVTATSLRARPVEEKTAIVAAVREHVWPLLAGGRVRPVVDRELPMARAAEAHRVLEESGHIGKVLLVAP encoded by the coding sequence ATGCATGCGATCACGATTCCCGAACCTGGTGGTCCCGAGGCGCTGGTGTGGGACGAGGTCCCCGATCCGGTGGCCGGCGAGGGCGAGGTGCTGGTCGAGGTGGTGGCCAGTGCCGTCAACCGTGCCGACGTCCTGCAACGGCAGGGCTTCTACAACCCGCCGCCCGGCGCCTCCCCCTACCCCGGCCTGGAGTGCTCCGGCCGGATCGCCGCGCTCGGCCCCGGGGTGTCCGGCTGGGCCATCGGCGACGAGGTGTGCGCGCTGCTCGCGGGCGGCGGCTACGCCCAGAAGGTCGTCGTACCGGCCGGGCAGCTGCTGCCGGTGCCGGAGGGCGTCGACCTGGTGCGGGCCGCCGCGCTGCCCGAGGTGGCGTGCACGGTCTGGTCCAACGTGTTCATGGTGTCCCACCTGGGGCCGGGCGAGACCCTGCTGGTGCACGGCGGCTCCAGCGGCATCGGCACCATGGCGATCCAGCTGGCCAAGGCAGTCGGCGCCAGGGTCGCGGTGACCGCCGGGACCAAGGAGAAGCTGGAGCGCTGCGCCGAACTGGGCGCGGACATCCTGATCAACTACCGGGAGCAGGACTTCGTCGCCGAGGTCGAGGAGGCCACCGGCGGCGCGGGCGCCGACGTCATCCTCGACAACATGGGCGCCAAGTACCTCGACCGCAATGTGCGGGCGCTGGCGGTCAACGGGCGTCTGGCGATCATCGGGCTCCAGGGCGGTGCCAAGGGCGAGCTGAACATCGGCGCGCTGCTGCACAAGCGCGCTGCCGTCACCGCGACCTCGCTGCGGGCGCGGCCGGTGGAGGAGAAGACGGCCATCGTCGCCGCGGTCCGCGAGCACGTCTGGCCGCTGCTCGCCGGGGGGCGGGTACGCCCGGTGGTGGACCGCGAGCTGCCGATGGCGCGGGCCGCCGAGGCGCACCGGGTGCTGGAGGAGAGCGGCCACATCGGCAAGGTGCTGCTCGTGGCCCCGTAG
- a CDS encoding molybdopterin molybdotransferase MoeA: MTAPGLRDGAPVEDSDDLDVEEALALVREAKDDGTGPARDPGATGPHRPAPAERHRATPWPDAREIAARAARATRATRPAPTSPAPRRTPVSVPLGNALGLVLAAPLDALGDLPSFDTSAMDGWAVAGPGPWAVREEGVLAGHAQPEPLTDGEAVRIATGARVPADTTAVLRTEHGRTDAQGRLHATRETVHGQDIRPRGQECRSGDQLLPVGTQITPAVLGLAAAAGYDTVTVVPRPRAEVLVLGDELLTEGLPHDGLIRDALGPMLPPWLRALGAEVVAVRRIRDDARALHKAITASTADLVVTTGGTAAGPHDHVHSTLERIGAELLVDGVKVRPGHPMLLARTKDDQHLVGLPGNPLAAVSGLITLAEPLLRTLAARPAPEPYTLPLTEAVHGHPYDTRLVPVVLRGDRAVPLHYNGPAMLRGIAAADALAVVPPGGARHGAETELLDLPWTTAGIGVCFT; encoded by the coding sequence ATGACCGCGCCCGGCCTGCGCGACGGGGCACCCGTGGAGGACAGCGACGACCTCGATGTCGAGGAGGCCCTGGCCCTCGTGAGGGAAGCCAAGGACGACGGCACCGGCCCGGCCCGGGACCCGGGGGCCACCGGGCCGCACCGCCCTGCCCCGGCGGAACGGCACCGCGCCACCCCCTGGCCCGACGCCCGCGAGATCGCCGCCCGCGCCGCGCGGGCCACCCGCGCGACCCGGCCCGCCCCCACGTCACCGGCCCCCCGCCGCACCCCCGTCTCCGTCCCCCTCGGCAACGCCCTCGGCCTGGTCCTCGCCGCACCCCTGGACGCGCTCGGCGACCTGCCGTCCTTCGACACCTCCGCGATGGACGGCTGGGCGGTCGCCGGCCCCGGACCCTGGGCGGTGCGCGAGGAGGGTGTGCTCGCCGGGCACGCCCAGCCCGAGCCGCTCACCGACGGCGAGGCGGTCCGCATCGCCACCGGCGCCCGCGTCCCCGCCGACACCACCGCCGTGCTGCGCACCGAGCACGGCCGCACGGACGCCCAGGGCCGGCTGCACGCCACCCGCGAGACGGTCCACGGCCAGGACATCCGCCCGCGCGGCCAGGAGTGCCGCAGCGGCGACCAACTGCTGCCCGTCGGCACCCAGATCACCCCGGCCGTCCTCGGCCTGGCCGCGGCCGCGGGATACGACACCGTCACCGTCGTCCCCCGGCCCCGCGCCGAAGTCCTCGTCCTCGGGGACGAGTTGCTGACCGAGGGGCTGCCGCACGACGGGCTGATCCGGGACGCGCTCGGCCCCATGCTGCCGCCCTGGCTGCGGGCGCTCGGCGCCGAGGTCGTCGCGGTGCGCCGGATCCGCGACGACGCCAGGGCCCTGCACAAGGCGATCACCGCGTCCACGGCCGATCTGGTCGTCACCACCGGAGGCACCGCCGCCGGACCCCACGACCACGTCCACTCCACCCTGGAACGCATCGGCGCCGAACTCCTCGTCGACGGCGTGAAGGTGCGCCCCGGCCACCCCATGCTGCTGGCCCGCACCAAGGACGACCAGCATCTCGTCGGTCTGCCCGGCAACCCCCTCGCGGCCGTCTCCGGCCTCATCACGCTCGCCGAGCCGCTGCTGCGCACCCTCGCCGCCCGCCCCGCCCCCGAGCCGTACACGCTGCCGCTGACCGAGGCCGTGCACGGGCACCCGTACGACACCCGGCTCGTCCCCGTGGTGCTGCGCGGCGACCGTGCCGTACCGCTGCACTACAACGGCCCGGCCATGCTGCGCGGCATCGCGGCCGCCGACGCGCTGGCCGTCGTACCGCCGGGCGGGGCCCGCCACGGTGCGGAGACGGAGCTGCTGGACCTGCCCTGGACGACCGCGGGGATCGGGGTATGTTTCACGTGA
- a CDS encoding TrkA family potassium uptake protein, whose amino-acid sequence MFHVKRADSDTPGTPDTTGTPQDDARAADERPVVHQVKLPVKVVERPLRQVAKRLLMALLLLVLTALVVYVDRAGYRDSADDSVDLLDSFYYATVTLSTTGYGDITPVSDSARLTNIFVITPLRVLFLIILVGTTLEVLTERTREEWRLKRWRSALREHTVVVGFGTKGRSAVQTVCATGLKKEQVVVVDPSAKVIDAATADGYAGVIGDATRSDILKRAEVHKARQIIVAPQRDDTAVLVTLTARQLNRSAKIVAAVREEENAPLLRQSGADAVITSASAAGRLLGLSVLSPAAGMVMEDLIQQGSGLDLVERPVVRAEAGKGPREIDDLVVSVVRGHRVLGYDDRSIGTLQLTDRLITIVRASPGTQITPHSRPLPRD is encoded by the coding sequence ATGTTTCACGTGAAACGTGCGGACAGCGACACCCCCGGCACCCCCGACACCACCGGGACTCCGCAGGACGACGCCCGCGCGGCGGACGAACGCCCGGTCGTCCACCAGGTGAAACTGCCGGTGAAGGTGGTGGAACGGCCGCTCCGCCAGGTCGCCAAACGGCTGCTCATGGCGCTGCTGTTGCTGGTCCTCACCGCGCTGGTCGTCTACGTCGACCGCGCGGGCTACCGCGACAGCGCCGACGACTCCGTGGACCTGCTCGACTCGTTCTACTACGCCACCGTCACCCTCTCCACCACGGGTTACGGCGACATCACCCCGGTCAGCGACAGCGCCCGGCTGACCAACATCTTCGTCATCACGCCCCTGCGGGTGCTGTTCCTGATCATCCTGGTCGGCACCACGCTGGAGGTCCTCACCGAGCGCACCCGGGAGGAATGGCGCCTGAAACGCTGGAGGTCCGCCTTGCGCGAGCACACCGTCGTCGTCGGCTTCGGCACGAAGGGGCGCTCGGCCGTGCAGACCGTCTGCGCGACCGGGCTGAAGAAGGAGCAGGTGGTCGTGGTCGACCCCAGCGCCAAGGTGATCGACGCGGCGACCGCCGACGGCTACGCCGGGGTCATCGGCGACGCCACCCGCAGCGACATCCTCAAGCGGGCCGAGGTGCACAAGGCCCGGCAGATCATCGTGGCCCCGCAGCGTGACGACACCGCCGTGCTGGTCACCTTGACCGCCCGTCAGCTCAACCGCAGCGCGAAGATCGTGGCCGCGGTGCGCGAGGAGGAGAACGCCCCGCTGCTGCGGCAGTCCGGCGCCGACGCCGTCATCACCAGCGCCAGCGCGGCCGGCCGGCTGCTCGGCCTGTCGGTCCTCAGCCCCGCCGCCGGCATGGTCATGGAGGACCTCATCCAGCAGGGCAGCGGCCTGGACCTCGTGGAGCGGCCGGTGGTGCGCGCCGAGGCGGGCAAGGGGCCGCGCGAGATCGACGACCTCGTGGTGAGCGTCGTACGCGGGCACCGGGTGCTCGGTTACGACGACCGGTCCATCGGCACCCTCCAGCTGACCGACCGGCTCATCACCATCGTGCGCGCCAGCCCCGGCACCCAGATCACCCCGCACTCGCGCCCGCTGCCCAGGGACTGA
- the pdhA gene encoding pyruvate dehydrogenase (acetyl-transferring) E1 component subunit alpha, producing the protein MTVDSSAARKRSAAGKAGTTGSKAGSAGTKSGATGAKRTTSTTRAPRAARAGAKKSTEHELVQLLTPEGKRVKNAEYDSYVAGITPEDLRGLYRDMVLTRRFDAEATALQRQGELGLWASLLGQEAAQIGSGRATREDDYVFPTYREHGVAWCRGVDPTNLLGMFRGVNNGGWDPNSNNFHLYTIVIGSQALHATGYAMGVAKDGADSAVIAYFGDGASSQGDVAESFTFSAVYNAPVVFFCQNNQWAISEPTEKQTRVPLYQRAQGYGFPGVRVDGNDVLACLAVTKWALERARNGEGPTLVEAFTYRMGAHTTSDDPSRYRGDEERQAWEAKDPILRLRRHLEASNHADEGFFEELEAESEALGKRVREAVRAMPDPDHFAIFENVYADGHALVDEERAQFAAYQASFADSEGGH; encoded by the coding sequence GTGACCGTGGACAGCAGTGCCGCGCGCAAGCGCAGCGCCGCAGGCAAGGCCGGCACCACCGGCAGCAAGGCCGGCTCGGCCGGGACCAAGTCCGGAGCCACCGGCGCCAAGCGCACCACCAGCACGACCCGGGCCCCGCGCGCCGCGCGCGCCGGCGCGAAGAAGAGCACCGAGCACGAGCTCGTGCAGCTTCTGACGCCGGAGGGCAAGCGGGTCAAGAATGCCGAGTACGACTCCTACGTCGCCGGCATCACTCCCGAAGACCTGCGCGGCCTCTACCGCGACATGGTGCTCACCCGTCGTTTCGACGCCGAGGCCACCGCCCTGCAGCGCCAGGGCGAGCTGGGCCTGTGGGCCTCCCTGCTGGGCCAGGAGGCCGCCCAGATCGGCTCCGGCCGGGCCACTCGTGAGGACGACTACGTCTTCCCGACCTACCGCGAGCACGGCGTCGCCTGGTGCCGCGGCGTGGACCCGACCAACCTGCTCGGCATGTTCCGCGGTGTGAACAACGGCGGCTGGGACCCCAACAGCAACAACTTCCACCTGTACACGATCGTCATCGGCTCGCAGGCCCTGCACGCCACCGGCTACGCGATGGGCGTGGCCAAGGACGGCGCGGACTCCGCGGTCATCGCCTACTTCGGCGACGGCGCCTCCAGCCAGGGCGACGTGGCCGAGTCGTTCACCTTCTCCGCGGTCTACAACGCGCCCGTGGTGTTCTTCTGCCAGAACAACCAGTGGGCGATCTCCGAGCCGACCGAGAAGCAGACCCGGGTGCCGCTCTACCAGCGCGCCCAGGGCTACGGCTTCCCGGGCGTGCGCGTGGACGGCAACGACGTGCTGGCCTGTCTCGCGGTCACCAAGTGGGCCCTGGAGCGCGCCCGCAACGGCGAGGGCCCGACCCTGGTCGAGGCCTTCACCTACCGCATGGGCGCCCACACCACCTCCGACGACCCCAGCCGCTACCGGGGCGACGAGGAGCGGCAGGCATGGGAGGCCAAGGACCCGATCCTGCGCCTGCGCCGCCACCTGGAGGCGTCGAACCACGCGGACGAGGGATTCTTCGAGGAACTCGAGGCCGAGTCCGAGGCGTTGGGCAAGCGGGTGCGCGAAGCGGTCCGCGCCATGCCCGACCCGGACCACTTCGCCATCTTCGAGAACGTGTACGCGGACGGGCACGCGCTCGTCGACGAGGAGCGGGCCCAGTTCGCCGCCTACCAGGCGTCGTTCGCGGACTCAGAAGGGGGTCACTGA
- a CDS encoding protein kinase gives MSQDGTHGRYSGQGLAGGRYQLRDLLGEGGMASVHLAYDAVLDRQVAIKTLHTELGREQAFRERFRREAQAVAKLTHTNIVSVFDTGEDDLGGLATPYIVMEYVEGHPLGSVLEEDIRRYGAMPADQALKVTADVLAALDISHEMGLVHRDIKPGNVMVTKRGVVKVMDFGIARAMQSGVTSMTQTGMVVGTPQYLSPEQALGRGVDARSDLYSVGIMLFQLVTGRLPFDADSPLAIAYAHVQEEPVAPSSINRALPPAVDALVARALRKNPNERFPTADAMREECLRVAASLQAAAPSIVPDAGPRQSGSGVGSAVFPPVDQSRQTPPGPVRTPYQPGPYGPHTPAPATPAPAPSYGYPQPAGYQTPPAGYGPSTPPPYAQSPQTTTQGSGPDGGKSGKAVIIGAVGVSLVAVVGLAVALTMNSGGGDDTGGHGGASTSASPRHQAGYRGPDTTRVIDKTKCTEPAESYDDPNKIQLPDFRYKDINSVKACFQAAGWTLHVKKVDDNTWGDGTVMDQFPSEGTDVNAKNPGTIELSVSTGNPPQ, from the coding sequence ATGAGCCAGGACGGCACACACGGCCGATATTCGGGGCAGGGTCTGGCCGGTGGCCGATACCAGCTGCGCGACCTGCTCGGCGAGGGCGGCATGGCCTCGGTCCACCTCGCGTACGACGCCGTGCTGGACCGCCAGGTCGCGATCAAGACACTGCACACCGAGCTGGGCCGGGAGCAGGCCTTCCGCGAGCGCTTCCGCCGCGAGGCCCAGGCCGTGGCGAAGCTCACGCACACCAACATCGTCTCCGTCTTCGACACGGGCGAGGACGACCTCGGCGGCCTGGCGACCCCGTACATCGTCATGGAGTACGTCGAGGGCCACCCGCTGGGCTCGGTCCTGGAGGAGGACATACGCCGGTACGGCGCCATGCCCGCCGACCAGGCGCTGAAGGTCACCGCCGACGTGCTCGCCGCGCTGGACATCAGCCACGAGATGGGCCTGGTCCACCGCGACATCAAGCCCGGCAACGTGATGGTGACCAAGCGAGGTGTGGTCAAGGTCATGGACTTCGGCATCGCGCGCGCCATGCAGTCCGGCGTGACCTCGATGACGCAGACCGGCATGGTCGTCGGCACCCCGCAGTACCTCTCGCCCGAGCAGGCCCTCGGCCGCGGTGTGGACGCCCGCTCCGACCTGTACTCGGTCGGCATCATGCTCTTCCAGCTGGTGACCGGGCGGCTGCCGTTCGACGCGGACTCCCCGCTGGCGATCGCGTACGCGCACGTCCAGGAGGAGCCGGTCGCCCCGTCCTCCATCAACCGCGCGCTGCCCCCGGCGGTGGACGCGCTGGTCGCCCGCGCGCTGCGGAAGAACCCGAACGAGCGCTTCCCGACCGCCGACGCCATGCGCGAGGAGTGCCTGCGGGTCGCCGCCTCCCTCCAGGCGGCCGCGCCGAGCATCGTGCCGGACGCCGGTCCGCGGCAGAGCGGCTCGGGCGTCGGCTCCGCGGTGTTCCCGCCGGTCGACCAGTCCCGGCAGACGCCGCCCGGACCGGTGCGGACGCCGTACCAGCCGGGTCCGTACGGCCCCCATACCCCGGCACCGGCCACGCCCGCGCCCGCGCCCTCCTACGGCTATCCCCAGCCGGCGGGCTACCAGACGCCTCCGGCCGGCTACGGGCCCAGCACCCCGCCGCCGTACGCGCAGTCCCCGCAGACGACCACGCAGGGGTCCGGCCCGGACGGCGGCAAGAGCGGAAAGGCCGTGATCATCGGGGCGGTCGGGGTGTCGCTCGTCGCGGTCGTCGGCCTGGCCGTCGCGCTGACCATGAACAGCGGCGGCGGTGACGACACGGGCGGGCACGGCGGTGCCAGCACCTCGGCGTCCCCCCGCCACCAGGCGGGCTACCGGGGCCCGGACACCACCCGGGTGATCGACAAGACCAAGTGCACGGAGCCGGCGGAGTCCTACGACGATCCGAACAAGATCCAGCTGCCCGATTTCCGCTACAAGGACATCAACTCCGTGAAGGCCTGCTTCCAGGCCGCGGGCTGGACGCTGCACGTCAAGAAGGTGGACGACAACACCTGGGGCGACGGCACGGTCATGGACCAGTTCCCGTCCGAGGGCACGGATGTGAACGCCAAGAACCCGGGCACCATCGAGCTGAGCGTGTCGACGGGCAATCCGCCGCAGTAG
- a CDS encoding bacterial proteasome activator family protein produces MEMPRNERSPEKPQILVVGQDGMALGGGGGDDDSREIPVTEQVEQPAKVMRIGSMIKQLLEEVRAAPLDEASRVRLREIHASSVKELEDGLAPELVEELERLSLPFTDDVTPSDAELRIAQAQLVGWLEGLFHGIQTTLFAQQMAARAQLEQMRRALPPGVSGPEGDDQHTGGHTGGPYL; encoded by the coding sequence ATGGAGATGCCGAGGAACGAACGGTCGCCGGAGAAGCCCCAGATCCTCGTCGTGGGTCAGGACGGGATGGCGCTGGGCGGAGGTGGCGGGGACGACGATTCCCGCGAGATTCCGGTCACCGAGCAGGTGGAGCAGCCCGCCAAGGTCATGCGGATCGGCAGCATGATCAAGCAGCTCCTGGAGGAGGTGCGCGCCGCTCCCCTCGACGAGGCCAGCCGGGTCCGGCTGCGGGAGATCCACGCCAGCTCGGTGAAGGAGCTGGAGGACGGTCTGGCGCCGGAGCTGGTCGAGGAGCTGGAGCGCCTGTCGCTGCCGTTCACCGACGACGTCACCCCGAGCGACGCCGAGCTGCGTATCGCGCAGGCACAGCTGGTGGGCTGGCTGGAGGGCCTCTTCCACGGGATCCAGACCACGCTGTTCGCCCAGCAGATGGCCGCGCGGGCCCAGCTGGAGCAGATGCGCCGGGCGCTCCCGCCGGGTGTGTCGGGCCCCGAGGGCGACGACCAGCACACGGGCGGGCACACGGGCGGCCCGTACCTGTAG
- a CDS encoding alpha-ketoacid dehydrogenase subunit beta, producing MAEKMAMAKAINESLRRALEADPKVLVMGEDVGKLGGVFRVTDGLQKDFGDSRVIDTPLAESGIVGTAIGLALRGYRPVVEIQFDGFVFPAYDQIVTQLAKMHARSLGKVKMPVVVRIPYGGGIGAVEHHSESPEALFAHVAGLKIVSPSNASDAYWMMQQAIQSDDPVIYFEPKRRYWDKAEVDVEAIPAPLHKAQVVREGTDLTLAAYGPMVKLCQEVAAAAAEEGKSLEVLDLRSVSPLDFDAIQASVEKTRRLVVVHEAPVFFGSGGEIAARITERCFYHLEAPVLRVGGYHAPYPPARLEEEYLPDLDRVLDAVDRSLAY from the coding sequence ATGGCCGAGAAGATGGCGATGGCCAAGGCCATCAACGAGTCGCTGCGGCGCGCCCTGGAGGCCGACCCCAAGGTCCTGGTCATGGGCGAGGACGTCGGCAAGCTCGGCGGCGTCTTCCGTGTCACGGACGGCCTCCAGAAGGACTTCGGCGACAGCCGGGTCATCGACACCCCGCTCGCCGAGTCCGGCATCGTCGGCACCGCGATCGGCCTGGCCCTGCGCGGCTACCGGCCGGTGGTGGAGATCCAGTTCGACGGCTTCGTCTTCCCGGCGTACGACCAGATCGTCACCCAGCTCGCCAAGATGCACGCGCGCTCGCTCGGCAAGGTCAAGATGCCCGTCGTCGTGCGCATCCCCTACGGCGGCGGCATCGGCGCGGTCGAGCACCACTCCGAGTCCCCCGAGGCCCTGTTCGCACACGTCGCCGGCCTGAAGATCGTCAGCCCGTCGAACGCGTCGGACGCCTACTGGATGATGCAGCAGGCCATCCAGAGCGACGACCCGGTGATCTACTTCGAGCCCAAGCGCCGCTACTGGGACAAGGCCGAGGTGGACGTCGAGGCGATCCCCGCCCCGCTGCACAAGGCCCAGGTGGTCCGCGAGGGCACCGACCTGACCCTCGCGGCCTACGGCCCGATGGTGAAGCTGTGCCAGGAGGTCGCCGCCGCGGCCGCCGAGGAGGGCAAGAGCCTGGAGGTCCTGGACCTGCGCTCGGTCTCCCCCCTCGACTTCGACGCCATCCAGGCCTCGGTCGAGAAGACCCGCCGCCTGGTCGTGGTCCACGAGGCGCCGGTGTTCTTCGGCTCCGGCGGCGAGATCGCCGCCCGGATCACCGAGCGCTGCTTCTACCACCTGGAGGCCCCGGTGCTCCGGGTCGGCGGCTACCACGCCCCGTACCCGCCGGCCCGCCT
- a CDS encoding phosphotransferase → MPHAPPLGALLRLYDAAGTPLACEPVDQGLLNRGYRLCTTRGRYFLKHHFDPDTADPAAIERRHRATQRLAALGVPVAVPLAHREGRTVAVVGGHAYALHPWIDGGHRHGGQLTRSESARLGALLGAVHACLERVMPPKGRTRPATSPHPVESADPADTFALIDQLLARVRRHRPADAFDALARHRLRERRELLERHADRRPPPGGPVGWVHGDFHPFNLLYKDGAPAAIVDWDRLGVQPRAEEAVRAAAIFFVRPAGALDLPKVRAYARAYRRAADATPEELAAAVRRVWWERLNDFWMLRWHYERGDSRADCQFPAASALVVWWTREYDAVCDAFTG, encoded by the coding sequence ATGCCCCACGCGCCCCCTCTGGGCGCCCTGCTCCGCCTGTACGACGCCGCCGGGACGCCCCTGGCCTGCGAACCGGTCGACCAGGGGCTGCTCAACCGCGGCTACCGCCTCTGCACCACGCGCGGCCGGTATTTCCTCAAGCACCACTTCGACCCCGACACCGCCGACCCGGCCGCCATCGAACGCCGGCACCGGGCCACCCAGCGCCTGGCCGCCCTCGGCGTGCCGGTCGCCGTGCCGCTCGCGCACCGCGAGGGCCGTACCGTCGCCGTCGTCGGCGGCCATGCCTACGCCCTGCACCCCTGGATCGACGGCGGACACCGCCACGGCGGCCAGCTGACCCGCTCGGAGAGCGCGCGCCTGGGAGCGCTGCTGGGCGCCGTGCACGCCTGCCTGGAGCGCGTGATGCCGCCCAAGGGGCGCACCCGCCCGGCCACCAGCCCCCATCCGGTGGAGAGCGCCGACCCGGCGGACACGTTCGCGCTCATCGACCAGCTGCTCGCGCGGGTGCGCCGGCACCGCCCGGCCGACGCCTTCGACGCGCTGGCCCGGCACCGGCTCCGGGAGCGGCGGGAGCTGCTGGAACGGCACGCGGACCGGCGACCGCCGCCCGGCGGCCCGGTGGGCTGGGTGCACGGCGACTTCCACCCGTTCAACCTGCTCTACAAGGACGGCGCCCCGGCGGCCATCGTGGACTGGGACCGGCTCGGCGTGCAGCCCCGCGCGGAGGAGGCCGTGCGGGCCGCCGCGATCTTCTTCGTACGGCCCGCGGGCGCCCTGGACCTGCCGAAGGTGCGGGCGTACGCCCGCGCGTACCGGCGCGCGGCCGATGCCACGCCCGAGGAACTGGCGGCGGCCGTACGCCGGGTGTGGTGGGAACGCCTGAACGACTTCTGGATGCTGCGCTGGCACTACGAGCGCGGCGACAGCCGTGCCGACTGCCAGTTCCCGGCCGCCTCGGCGCTCGTGGTGTGGTGGACCCGCGAGTACGACGCGGTGTGCGACGCGTTCACCGGGTGA